From a region of the Streptomyces sp. B21-083 genome:
- a CDS encoding metallophosphoesterase, which translates to MTDTSETRSADSAAHTTQQSRLHRLMRYLPLIAPVLLWTVPCWLLLHTGQHWTLPVTLAGTALFALGLIGMPLAMARGHGRRQEDRAAIVGDTLLGTSWVLFTWSILLGVPLRLALAVAGVGESQDRARIVTWAVLGTATMLLTWGYAEARRVPRVRRLDVRLPRLGAGLDGTRVVLITDTHYGPLDRARWSARVCETVNTLEADLVCHTGDIADGTAERRRAQAVPLGTVRATRARVYVTGNHEYYSEAQGWVDLMHELGWEPLRNRHLLLERGGDTLVVAGVDDVTAESSGLAGHRAHLAGALNGADPDLPVLLLAHQPKFIDRAAAAGIDLQLSGHTHGGQIWPFHHLVRLDQPALAGLSHHGPRTLLYTSRGTGFWGPPFRVFAPSEITLLVLRSPQRPPTP; encoded by the coding sequence GTGACCGACACCAGCGAAACCCGATCCGCCGACAGTGCGGCGCACACGACTCAGCAGAGCCGCCTGCACCGCCTGATGCGCTACCTCCCCCTGATCGCCCCCGTCCTGCTGTGGACCGTGCCCTGCTGGCTGCTGCTGCACACCGGCCAGCACTGGACGCTCCCTGTCACGCTCGCCGGCACCGCCCTGTTCGCCCTCGGCCTGATCGGTATGCCGCTCGCGATGGCGCGCGGCCACGGCCGACGCCAGGAGGACCGGGCAGCGATCGTCGGAGACACCCTGCTGGGCACCAGCTGGGTTCTGTTCACCTGGTCCATTCTGCTCGGCGTCCCCTTGCGGCTCGCCCTGGCCGTGGCCGGCGTCGGTGAGAGTCAGGACCGGGCCCGGATCGTCACCTGGGCCGTCCTCGGCACAGCCACGATGCTGCTCACCTGGGGGTACGCCGAGGCCCGCCGGGTACCGCGGGTACGCCGCCTCGACGTGCGACTCCCGCGCCTGGGAGCCGGGTTGGACGGCACCCGGGTCGTCCTCATCACCGACACCCACTACGGCCCGCTCGACCGCGCCCGCTGGTCGGCACGGGTGTGCGAGACGGTGAACACCCTGGAGGCCGACCTGGTCTGCCACACCGGCGACATCGCGGACGGCACGGCAGAACGCCGCCGCGCCCAGGCCGTCCCACTCGGCACCGTGCGAGCCACCCGGGCCCGGGTCTACGTCACCGGCAACCACGAGTACTACAGCGAGGCCCAGGGCTGGGTCGACCTGATGCATGAGCTGGGCTGGGAGCCGCTGCGCAACCGCCATCTGCTGCTCGAACGCGGAGGCGACACCCTCGTGGTCGCCGGCGTGGACGACGTCACCGCCGAATCCTCCGGCCTCGCAGGCCACCGCGCCCACCTCGCCGGAGCACTGAACGGCGCCGACCCCGACCTACCCGTCCTGCTCCTCGCCCACCAGCCCAAGTTCATCGACCGGGCGGCAGCCGCCGGCATCGACCTCCAGCTCTCCGGCCACACCCACGGCGGCCAGATCTGGCCCTTCCACCACCTCGTCCGCCTCGACCAGCCCGCCCTCGCCGGCCTCAGCCACCACGGCCCCCGCACCCTCCTCTACACCAGCCGCGGCACCGGCTTCTGGGGCCCGCCCTTCCGCGTCTTCGCCCCCAGCGAGATCACCCTGCTCGTACTCCGCTCCCCACAGCGGCCCCCCACGCCGTAG
- a CDS encoding GNAT family N-acetyltransferase: MGSRTSPISRPITIRRAVARDAKRLTRLVRGSGAYEGKYAAAVEGYRVGPDYIEAHRAFVAVGADDPGGRILGFYLLVLAPPELDLLFVADDVQGRGIGRLLVAHMQSEARAAGIDRLRVVSHVPAENFYYRVGAVRTGTAFANPPAVPWDRPEFEFRIPSE; the protein is encoded by the coding sequence ATGGGTTCACGCACTTCTCCGATCAGCCGGCCGATCACGATACGGAGGGCCGTCGCGCGGGATGCCAAACGGCTCACGCGGCTGGTGCGTGGCTCAGGCGCCTATGAGGGTAAGTACGCAGCCGCAGTCGAGGGCTACCGGGTCGGTCCTGACTACATCGAGGCCCACCGGGCCTTTGTGGCCGTCGGCGCCGACGACCCCGGGGGCCGGATCCTCGGGTTCTACTTGCTCGTCCTTGCTCCACCGGAGCTCGACCTGCTGTTCGTCGCCGACGATGTGCAAGGGCGGGGAATCGGACGGCTACTCGTCGCGCACATGCAGTCCGAGGCCCGTGCGGCCGGGATCGACCGTCTCAGGGTCGTGTCGCACGTTCCCGCCGAGAACTTCTACTACCGCGTCGGTGCGGTGCGGACCGGGACGGCGTTCGCGAACCCGCCCGCCGTGCCGTGGGACCGCCCCGAATTCGAGTTTCGTATTCCTTCGGAATGA
- a CDS encoding ferritin-like domain-containing protein, producing MPHVSPGRTKPRDGATADLSARWVDIKDRRGLQKALQTALVLEHATIPPYLYALFSLRPDRNREVAGIIRSVVMQEMLHMALVANILNAIGATPQIAHPGTVPRYPGPLPGGVMPDLTVSLRRCSVEHVREVFMAIETPHVPLNPAGRRALADLEAHDIILTEQGEIRDCPDEVLHAPRKFFQEAVYDDGTLGWFYQQIAAAIIGLDTREALFTGDPARQVTWPDAPGRLYRVTDAHTALWAVLEIIRQGEGSPTDPTTGPLPRTSGTGPQSAPAPEGTRR from the coding sequence ATGCCTCACGTGAGTCCTGGCCGTACGAAGCCGCGTGACGGCGCTACGGCCGATCTCAGTGCCAGGTGGGTGGACATCAAGGATCGTCGGGGGCTGCAAAAGGCTCTGCAGACGGCGCTGGTACTGGAGCACGCCACGATCCCGCCCTACTTGTACGCGCTGTTCTCCCTTCGGCCGGACCGTAACCGGGAGGTCGCCGGCATCATCCGCAGCGTGGTGATGCAGGAGATGCTGCACATGGCGCTGGTGGCCAACATCCTCAACGCGATCGGTGCCACCCCGCAGATCGCACATCCCGGCACCGTCCCGCGGTATCCGGGGCCGCTGCCGGGAGGGGTGATGCCCGATCTGACCGTCTCGCTGCGACGCTGCTCCGTGGAGCACGTGCGGGAGGTCTTCATGGCCATCGAGACGCCTCATGTCCCGCTGAATCCGGCCGGCCGCCGGGCCCTGGCCGACCTGGAAGCCCACGACATCATCCTCACCGAGCAGGGCGAGATCCGGGACTGCCCGGACGAAGTCCTGCACGCGCCGCGGAAGTTCTTCCAGGAGGCCGTTTACGACGACGGCACCCTGGGCTGGTTCTACCAGCAGATCGCCGCTGCCATCATCGGCCTCGACACCCGCGAGGCCCTGTTCACCGGGGACCCCGCCCGTCAGGTCACCTGGCCCGATGCACCCGGTCGGCTCTACCGGGTGACCGACGCGCATACTGCGCTCTGGGCCGTCCTGGAGATCATCCGCCAAGGAGAGGGCTCCCCCACCGATCCGACCACAGGACCGTTGCCTCGCACGTCCGGTACCGGTCCGCAGTCCGCACCCGCCCCGGAGGGTACCCGCCGATGA
- a CDS encoding class I SAM-dependent methyltransferase, which translates to MRVTGTNADRRWSESMPAAYEQYLVPVVFRPFAEDLTARAVALQPRRILELAAGTGVLTADLLAAAPTAEVTATDLNEAMVTFGSTRAPGAVWRQADAQQLPFPDGAFDLVVCQFGVMFFPNRIDAFTEIHRVLAPGGRFLFNTWGPLGTHAFEVALQAGLERAFPVDPPRFFQMVPHGYADPAVVAADLAAAGFAVEDEQELTLQGRAASTADLATGYLTGTPVSAAVEERGGGPAARATVIEEMTARLGPGPVTAPMTAYVFRAADRDL; encoded by the coding sequence ATGAGGGTGACAGGAACCAATGCGGACCGGCGATGGTCCGAATCCATGCCGGCGGCCTATGAGCAGTACCTCGTGCCGGTGGTCTTCCGGCCGTTCGCCGAGGATCTGACCGCCCGGGCGGTGGCACTCCAGCCGCGGCGAATCCTCGAACTCGCTGCGGGGACCGGCGTGTTGACAGCGGACCTGCTCGCAGCGGCACCCACGGCCGAGGTGACGGCCACCGACCTGAACGAGGCGATGGTCACTTTCGGGTCGACCCGGGCTCCGGGCGCGGTGTGGCGGCAGGCCGACGCGCAGCAACTGCCGTTCCCAGACGGAGCCTTCGACCTGGTGGTCTGCCAGTTCGGTGTGATGTTCTTCCCCAACCGCATCGATGCCTTCACCGAGATCCACCGGGTGCTGGCCCCGGGCGGCCGATTCCTGTTCAACACCTGGGGCCCGCTCGGGACGCACGCCTTCGAAGTCGCGCTGCAGGCTGGGCTGGAGCGGGCCTTTCCGGTCGACCCGCCACGGTTCTTTCAGATGGTTCCGCACGGCTATGCCGACCCCGCTGTCGTGGCCGCTGATCTGGCGGCCGCCGGGTTCGCAGTCGAGGACGAGCAGGAGCTGACGCTTCAGGGCCGGGCCGCGTCGACCGCCGACCTTGCCACCGGGTACCTCACCGGGACACCGGTGAGCGCGGCCGTTGAGGAGCGCGGCGGCGGACCGGCTGCCCGGGCCACCGTCATCGAGGAGATGACGGCAAGGCTGGGCCCGGGGCCGGTCACCGCCCCGATGACGGCGTACGTCTTCCGTGCCGCTGACAGAGACCTCTGA
- a CDS encoding SpoIIE family protein phosphatase codes for MSEAEWPPADPDRAESTRPEGEPSQPSGLMDLLAVAAVLLDAEGRIVLWSPQAEALFGYTAHEALGRYAARLLVHEDRVDWVIRTFAEVMESGRSWAGTFPIRCKDGSTRPVELRNMRLLDDRGDFYALGLGTDSAMLRELERDVALSTRLISQSPIGIAILDTDLKYVAVNPALERMHGIPAKDHLGRHYRDIMKDSKFEVAEAAMRQVLTTGIPLVDQATIVGRTPADLEHKHAWSISLYRLEDPHGHILGVADLVVEVTERYQAAMAATETRRRLALIANGSARIGTSLEVDQTAQELAEVTVPDFADLVTVDVLDSVLDEHRPASRDGTTLFRALAVKAAYPTDAVRAATPPGHIAAYDSDRLAPECVRTGRPLLIRHADGNDLTRIARDEHAATLLARAGVHSYLAVPLTARGTVLGFMGLARARDPRPFDEDDLAIAAELAFRAAVCIDNARTHQSVRNAAETLQRSLLPEHPPHRPGLAVASRYLPAQAAYEIGGDWYDVLPLGGDKTALVVGDVMGSGIDAAATMGRLRTATTAFARLDLDPAQVLEHLDAITSGLEQYIATCLYAAYDPHDATCRIANAGHLPPVLIRRGKQPHLLDLPTGTPLGVGGIPFETTTVPFGPGDQLVLYTDGLVETRHHPIDERLRTLLRLLETPDSSLEETCDRLLHELRHPDIHDDVALLIARARPFTPGRGAA; via the coding sequence ATGAGCGAAGCCGAATGGCCTCCAGCGGACCCCGACCGGGCAGAGAGCACCCGTCCGGAGGGCGAGCCGTCGCAGCCGAGCGGCCTGATGGACCTTCTCGCTGTCGCGGCGGTGCTGCTGGACGCCGAAGGCCGGATCGTCCTGTGGAGCCCGCAGGCCGAGGCCCTGTTCGGCTACACCGCGCACGAAGCGCTCGGGCGGTACGCTGCCCGGCTCCTCGTCCACGAAGACCGCGTCGACTGGGTGATCAGGACATTCGCCGAGGTGATGGAGAGCGGCCGGAGCTGGGCCGGCACGTTCCCCATCCGGTGCAAGGACGGCAGCACCCGGCCGGTGGAGCTGCGCAACATGCGGCTGCTGGACGACCGCGGCGACTTCTACGCACTCGGGCTCGGCACCGACTCCGCCATGCTGCGCGAGCTGGAGCGGGACGTCGCCCTGTCCACCCGTCTGATCTCCCAGTCCCCCATCGGGATCGCCATCCTCGATACCGACCTGAAGTACGTGGCCGTCAACCCGGCCCTGGAGCGCATGCACGGCATCCCCGCGAAGGACCACCTCGGCCGCCACTACCGCGACATCATGAAGGACTCGAAGTTCGAGGTGGCCGAGGCCGCGATGCGGCAGGTTCTCACCACCGGGATCCCGCTGGTCGACCAGGCCACCATCGTCGGCCGCACCCCAGCAGACCTTGAGCACAAACACGCCTGGTCGATCTCGTTGTACCGGCTGGAGGACCCCCATGGCCACATTCTGGGGGTGGCCGACCTCGTGGTGGAGGTCACCGAGCGGTACCAGGCGGCGATGGCGGCCACCGAGACGCGACGGCGCCTCGCCCTGATCGCCAACGGTTCCGCCCGTATCGGCACCAGCCTGGAGGTCGACCAGACCGCCCAGGAGCTGGCCGAGGTCACCGTCCCCGACTTCGCCGACCTGGTCACCGTCGACGTCCTCGACTCCGTACTCGACGAACACCGTCCCGCCTCCCGCGACGGGACCACGCTCTTCCGCGCCCTCGCGGTCAAGGCCGCCTATCCCACCGACGCCGTCCGCGCCGCCACCCCGCCCGGGCACATCGCCGCCTACGACAGCGACCGCCTGGCCCCCGAGTGCGTGCGCACCGGCCGTCCCCTCCTGATCCGCCACGCCGACGGCAACGACCTGACGCGCATCGCCCGCGACGAGCACGCCGCCACCCTGCTGGCCCGCGCCGGAGTGCACTCCTACCTGGCCGTCCCGCTCACCGCCCGCGGCACCGTCCTCGGCTTCATGGGTCTGGCCCGCGCCCGCGACCCACGGCCCTTCGACGAGGACGACCTCGCCATCGCAGCCGAGCTGGCCTTCCGCGCCGCGGTGTGCATCGACAACGCCCGTACGCACCAGAGCGTGCGCAACGCCGCCGAGACCCTGCAGCGCAGTCTGCTCCCCGAGCACCCGCCCCACCGGCCCGGCCTTGCTGTCGCCTCCCGCTACCTGCCCGCCCAGGCCGCCTACGAAATCGGCGGCGACTGGTACGACGTCCTTCCCCTCGGCGGCGACAAGACAGCACTGGTCGTGGGCGATGTCATGGGCAGCGGCATCGACGCCGCGGCCACCATGGGCCGCCTGCGCACCGCCACCACCGCCTTCGCCCGCCTCGACCTCGACCCCGCCCAGGTCCTCGAGCACCTCGACGCGATCACTTCCGGGCTGGAGCAGTACATCGCCACCTGCCTCTACGCCGCCTACGACCCGCACGACGCCACGTGCCGCATCGCCAACGCAGGCCATCTGCCCCCCGTCCTCATCCGCCGCGGCAAGCAACCCCATCTGCTCGACCTGCCCACCGGCACCCCCCTCGGCGTTGGCGGCATCCCCTTCGAAACCACCACGGTCCCCTTCGGCCCTGGCGACCAGCTGGTCCTGTACACCGACGGACTGGTCGAAACCCGCCACCACCCCATCGACGAACGCCTCCGCACCCTCCTCCGCCTGCTCGAGACACCCGACTCCTCGCTGGAAGAAACCTGCGACCGGCTCCTTCACGAACTCCGGCACCCCGACATCCACGACGACGTCGCGCTACTGATCGCCCGCGCACGCCCCTTCACACCGGGCCGAGGAGCAGCCTGA